A genome region from Arachidicoccus soli includes the following:
- a CDS encoding polyprenol monophosphomannose synthase, which produces MEKIVIIPTYNEKENIKEIIHYVFSIQLNYHILVIDDGSPDGTADIVEELMQQFPGLLFLEKRQGKLGLGTAYIHGFKWALARGYEYVFEMDADFSHNPDDLERLYAACKLQNADVAIGSRYVKGGAIENWPLDRKIYSKGGAIYTKIITWMPVNDPTAGFMCYSKKVLSTINFDAIKFVGYAFQVEMKFAAWKLGFKIVEVPITFKDRVFGASKMSKGILKEGILGVLKLQWHSLFKNYRKKVGA; this is translated from the coding sequence TTGGAGAAAATTGTAATTATACCCACGTACAACGAAAAGGAAAATATAAAAGAAATTATTCATTATGTTTTTTCCATACAGTTGAATTATCATATTCTAGTCATTGATGACGGTTCTCCGGATGGAACGGCAGATATTGTAGAAGAATTGATGCAACAGTTTCCTGGGCTGCTATTTCTTGAGAAGCGTCAAGGGAAATTAGGACTCGGCACGGCATATATTCATGGCTTCAAATGGGCTTTAGCTAGAGGCTATGAATATGTTTTTGAAATGGATGCTGATTTTTCGCATAACCCGGATGACCTTGAAAGGCTTTATGCCGCTTGCAAGTTGCAAAATGCGGATGTGGCTATAGGTAGCCGGTATGTAAAAGGCGGTGCTATCGAAAATTGGCCGCTGGATAGGAAAATCTATTCAAAAGGAGGCGCCATTTATACTAAAATAATTACATGGATGCCGGTCAATGATCCCACAGCAGGGTTCATGTGTTATAGTAAAAAGGTACTTTCAACTATTAATTTTGATGCTATAAAATTTGTAGGCTATGCTTTTCAGGTAGAAATGAAATTTGCCGCATGGAAATTAGGGTTCAAAATCGTGGAAGTGCCTATCACCTTTAAAGACAGAGTATTTGGCGCGAGCAAAATGAGTAAAGGTATTTTGAAAGAAGGTATCCTAGGCGTGCTAAAATTACAATGGCATAGCTTATTTAAGAATTACCGAAAAAAAGTAGGCGCTTAA
- a CDS encoding 3'-5' exonuclease yields MNIQLQRPLAIFDLETTGINTVTDRIVEIAIVKTLPTGEQQRKRKLVNPQMPIPKGAQDIHGISDEMVKDAPTFKEIANEINQFLDNCDIGGYNSNKFDIPILVEEFLRVGLDFNLAGRKLVDVQKVFHKMEQRTLSAAYKFYCDKSLEDAHSAEADAMATWEVMQAQIERYPNIGNTIESILAFTGEEKFVDLSRRFILQNDIVVFNFGKHKGKSVSDVLKHEPQYYDWMMKGDFSLHTKQVISEILNQTLLKK; encoded by the coding sequence ATGAATATTCAATTGCAAAGGCCGCTGGCTATTTTTGATTTAGAAACGACAGGCATCAATACAGTAACTGATAGAATTGTAGAAATTGCTATCGTAAAAACCTTACCTACCGGAGAACAGCAACGTAAGCGCAAGCTTGTAAATCCGCAAATGCCTATTCCTAAAGGTGCTCAAGATATCCATGGTATATCTGATGAAATGGTAAAAGATGCGCCCACTTTTAAAGAAATAGCCAATGAGATAAATCAGTTTTTAGACAACTGTGACATTGGTGGATACAACAGCAATAAATTTGATATTCCTATTTTAGTAGAAGAGTTTTTAAGAGTAGGGTTGGATTTTAATTTAGCTGGAAGAAAGCTGGTAGATGTCCAGAAAGTTTTTCACAAAATGGAACAACGAACGCTGAGTGCAGCATACAAATTTTATTGCGACAAATCATTGGAAGATGCGCATTCTGCAGAAGCTGATGCCATGGCAACATGGGAAGTTATGCAAGCACAAATAGAGAGGTATCCAAATATTGGCAATACAATAGAAAGTATTTTGGCATTTACCGGGGAAGAAAAATTTGTAGATTTATCGCGTAGGTTTATATTACAAAATGATATAGTCGTTTTTAATTTTGGAAAACACAAAGGAAAATCTGTTTCGGATGTTCTGAAACATGAACCACAATATTACGACTGGATGATGAAGGGGGATTTTTCTTTGCATACCAAACAGGTCATTTCAGAGATTTTAAATCAGACGCTTTTAAAAAAATAA
- a CDS encoding UDP-N-acetylmuramate--L-alanine ligase, whose amino-acid sequence MHIHFISIGGSVMHQLAIALHKKGYIVSGSDDEIFEPAKSNLQSENLLPKDIGWHPENINKNIDAVILGMHAKADNPELLKAKELGLKIYSFPEYIYQESKNKKRVAIGGSHGKTSTTAMLMHVLQQTKTSFDYLVGAKLEGFSQSVNITDAPIIVCEADEYPASTLEPRPKFHFLFPHIAVLTGIAWDHINVFPTFDFYLEQFKIFIQKIEKGGILIYNETDSILKDLIEENKRSDIRYQPYHLPDHQIENGETIIEIESNSATISVFGNHNLLNLNAAYFVCKELGISAKDFVQGIQSFSGASKRLEVIFSNENTTVYRDFAHAPSKVRATVDAVKQQFPDRQLVAVLELHTFSSLNENFLHQYKGSLELADVAVVFYSPHALELKRMPLLPKTSVLNGFAKDNLFVINNKEDLSSFLQTIHLQNCNLLLMSSGSFDGIDILSTIKG is encoded by the coding sequence ATGCATATACACTTTATTTCAATTGGCGGCAGCGTAATGCACCAGCTTGCTATTGCTTTGCACAAAAAAGGCTATATCGTTTCAGGCTCTGACGATGAGATTTTTGAACCAGCAAAATCAAATTTGCAATCCGAAAATTTATTGCCAAAAGATATAGGTTGGCATCCGGAAAACATTAACAAAAATATTGATGCAGTGATATTGGGTATGCATGCCAAAGCCGATAATCCAGAACTTTTAAAGGCAAAGGAATTAGGGTTAAAAATATATTCTTTCCCAGAATATATATATCAAGAAAGTAAGAATAAAAAACGTGTTGCTATCGGTGGAAGTCATGGAAAAACATCTACTACCGCTATGCTGATGCATGTATTGCAACAAACAAAAACATCTTTCGATTATTTGGTAGGCGCAAAATTAGAAGGGTTTTCACAAAGTGTGAATATTACTGATGCACCTATAATTGTATGCGAGGCAGATGAATACCCGGCGAGTACTTTGGAGCCAAGACCTAAATTTCATTTCCTATTTCCACATATTGCTGTATTAACGGGCATCGCTTGGGATCATATTAATGTTTTTCCAACATTCGATTTTTATTTGGAACAATTTAAAATCTTTATTCAAAAGATTGAAAAGGGCGGAATTTTAATTTACAATGAAACGGATAGTATATTAAAAGATTTAATAGAAGAAAATAAGCGAAGTGATATTCGTTACCAACCTTATCATTTGCCCGATCATCAAATTGAAAATGGCGAAACAATTATTGAGATTGAAAGCAATTCAGCTACTATAAGTGTTTTTGGAAATCACAATTTACTCAATTTAAATGCTGCCTATTTTGTTTGTAAAGAATTGGGTATTAGTGCAAAAGATTTTGTTCAAGGTATTCAAAGTTTTAGCGGTGCATCTAAAAGACTGGAAGTGATTTTTTCTAATGAAAACACTACTGTTTATCGAGATTTTGCACATGCGCCCAGCAAGGTGAGGGCTACTGTAGATGCGGTGAAGCAGCAGTTTCCTGATAGGCAACTAGTGGCTGTTTTGGAGCTACATACTTTTAGTAGTCTTAATGAAAACTTTCTTCATCAATATAAAGGTAGTTTGGAACTGGCTGATGTGGCAGTTGTCTTTTATTCACCCCATGCATTAGAGCTAAAACGTATGCCACTATTGCCTAAAACTTCTGTGCTGAATGGTTTTGCAAAAGACAATTTATTCGTTATAAATAACAAAGAGGACTTATCTTCGTTTTTACAAACGATTCATTTGCAAAATTGTAATTTGTTACTGATGAGTAGCGGTAGCTTTGATGGGATCGATATTTTATCTACTATAAAGGGTTAA
- the ytxJ gene encoding bacillithiol system redox-active protein YtxJ gives MDWNILNDVNQLEEIKQKSLEKPQVIFKHSTRCPISSMILNRIEREETVPNIDFYYLDLIKYRNISDTVATLFKVEHESPQILLIQGGKCTYNESHYGIMIAEITDRI, from the coding sequence ATGGATTGGAATATTTTGAATGATGTAAATCAATTAGAAGAAATAAAACAAAAATCTCTTGAAAAGCCCCAGGTTATTTTTAAACATAGCACAAGATGTCCTATAAGTAGTATGATTCTGAACCGCATCGAACGTGAAGAAACAGTTCCCAATATAGATTTTTACTATCTGGATTTAATAAAATACCGAAATATTTCAGATACTGTTGCAACACTTTTTAAGGTAGAGCACGAATCTCCACAAATTTTGTTGATACAAGGAGGAAAATGTACATACAATGAAAGTCATTATGGAATAATGATAGCTGAGATAACTGACAGGATTTAG
- a CDS encoding glycoside hydrolase family 76 protein, translated as MKIKYLMAGFLLACVALGSCTKNYDYDFSTQDGVNRYPIDWQASADSSTSFLINNYWNSNPGYFNKSNVDAAFNYWPQAHGLDVLLDAYSRTQDNKYKSYFDKWYTGVQQKNGNTFLNYFYDDMGWNALAILRAYDATSDDKFKTAANVIWTDIKTGWNANEGGGIAWNKGKLAYKNTPANGPACILAARLYERFKNPDDLDWAKKIYNWVKDSLYDANTGFVNDGINSNGDGQRDTWAFTYNQGLMIGAAVELYNITKDPAYLNDAENIADNTLSSSSLTTSDRLLHDEGEGDGGLFKGVFVRYFTQLILCPDLEESVKKRYIAFLKLNAETLWYQGTNKQLGLFGSYWKKMPGNSSDLTTEESGCMLMEAAALLSKKNLL; from the coding sequence ATGAAAATAAAATATTTGATGGCAGGCTTTTTATTGGCATGCGTAGCATTAGGTTCTTGCACAAAAAATTATGATTATGATTTTAGTACTCAAGATGGCGTAAATCGTTATCCAATAGATTGGCAAGCTTCTGCAGACAGCAGTACCAGCTTTTTAATAAATAATTATTGGAATAGCAATCCTGGATATTTCAATAAAAGTAATGTAGATGCGGCCTTTAATTATTGGCCGCAAGCCCATGGGTTAGACGTTTTGCTTGATGCATATAGTAGAACCCAAGATAATAAATACAAAAGCTATTTTGATAAATGGTACACAGGTGTACAGCAAAAAAATGGCAATACATTTCTGAATTATTTTTATGATGATATGGGGTGGAATGCATTAGCTATTTTGCGTGCTTATGATGCCACTAGTGACGATAAATTTAAAACGGCTGCCAATGTAATTTGGACGGATATAAAAACTGGTTGGAACGCTAATGAAGGTGGGGGCATTGCTTGGAACAAAGGAAAATTGGCTTATAAAAATACCCCGGCAAATGGCCCTGCATGTATCTTGGCTGCAAGGTTGTATGAAAGGTTTAAAAACCCTGATGACTTGGATTGGGCAAAAAAGATCTACAACTGGGTCAAAGACTCTCTTTATGATGCAAACACTGGATTTGTAAATGATGGTATCAACAGTAATGGTGATGGTCAAAGAGATACTTGGGCCTTTACTTATAATCAAGGCTTAATGATTGGAGCTGCAGTGGAATTATACAATATTACTAAAGATCCTGCATATTTAAATGATGCCGAAAATATAGCTGATAATACATTAAGTAGTTCTTCTCTTACAACCTCAGATAGATTACTCCATGACGAAGGTGAGGGTGATGGCGGCTTGTTCAAAGGGGTGTTTGTACGTTATTTTACACAGTTGATTTTGTGCCCTGATTTGGAAGAATCTGTCAAAAAAAGGTATATTGCTTTCTTGAAATTAAATGCGGAAACATTATGGTATCAAGGTACAAATAAACAATTGGGGTTATTTGGTTCTTATTGGAAGAAAATGCCAGGAAATTCGTCCGATCTTACAACAGAAGAAAGTGGTTGTATGTTGATGGAAGCTGCAGCATTATTGAGCAAGAAAAACTTGTTGTAA
- a CDS encoding SusE domain-containing protein: MKTLFSPENNQLLDLSTTSSVLFEWDQARAEDGGLVLYSVAFSKVDGNFSNPIYTMPSDGNGLYNKATLTKDVLNKIAKLAGLQPLESAKFKWTVFSSKGVNAVQADSTRIVEIKRPLGIDNPPAQLYITGSATEGGTDLSKAIKLKQTDNGKYEIYTSLKSGTYHFVDNITSNQPNEYYLGSDNIIHEGAGETTVSDPVTKVYHMALDFNLVNAKFQQIKELALWFAGYNQATFNLTYDHDGIWKAKNQLITFHQESWGRDERYKFRMLINDGTSDSYIWWGSINSDNNRPDATTPANFYYLFPVNSSQYDYCFKFRGECDLHNCDVNFYLSPDIANYTHEVIVDQ; this comes from the coding sequence GTGAAAACATTATTTTCTCCTGAGAATAATCAACTATTAGACCTGAGTACTACTTCTTCAGTATTATTTGAATGGGATCAGGCACGCGCAGAAGATGGTGGCCTCGTTCTGTATTCCGTGGCATTTTCAAAAGTCGATGGAAATTTTTCTAACCCAATCTATACGATGCCTTCCGACGGCAATGGATTGTACAATAAAGCAACACTTACTAAAGATGTATTGAATAAAATTGCAAAGCTTGCGGGCTTACAGCCACTGGAGAGTGCAAAGTTTAAGTGGACTGTTTTTTCATCTAAAGGAGTAAATGCTGTACAGGCGGATTCTACAAGAATAGTAGAAATAAAAAGACCTTTAGGTATCGACAACCCTCCTGCACAATTGTACATTACCGGAAGTGCCACTGAAGGGGGAACAGATCTTTCCAAAGCAATTAAACTAAAACAAACCGATAATGGAAAATATGAGATATATACGTCATTAAAATCGGGTACCTACCATTTTGTGGATAATATTACGAGTAATCAACCCAATGAATATTATTTGGGTTCGGATAATATAATTCACGAGGGAGCAGGCGAGACAACTGTTTCCGACCCTGTTACAAAGGTCTATCATATGGCTTTAGACTTTAATTTGGTGAATGCTAAATTCCAACAGATAAAAGAATTGGCATTATGGTTTGCAGGTTACAATCAAGCAACATTTAATCTTACTTATGACCATGACGGGATATGGAAAGCCAAAAATCAATTAATAACTTTTCATCAAGAAAGTTGGGGGAGAGATGAAAGATACAAGTTTAGAATGTTAATAAATGATGGCACTTCAGATAGCTATATTTGGTGGGGTAGTATTAACAGTGATAATAACAGACCCGACGCTACAACTCCAGCCAACTTTTATTACCTATTCCCTGTAAACAGCTCTCAATATGATTATTGTTTCAAGTTTAGAGGCGAGTGTGACTTGCATAATTGCGACGTGAATTTTTACTTATCTCCGGATATAGCCAATTATACACACGAAGTAATTGTAGATCAATAA